The Apium graveolens cultivar Ventura chromosome 11, ASM990537v1, whole genome shotgun sequence genome has a window encoding:
- the LOC141698379 gene encoding large ribosomal subunit protein eL32z produces the protein MAVPMLTKKIVKKRVKKFKRPWSDRLVTVKPNWRRPKGIDSRVRRKFKGVTLMPNIGYGSDKKTRHYLPNGFKKFVVHNTKDLELLMMHNRKYCAEIAHNVSTKKRKEIVERAAQLDVVVTNKLARLRSQEDE, from the exons ATGGCGGTGCCGATGCTGACGAAGAAGATCGTGAAGAAGAGAGTCAAGAAGTTCAAGAGGCCATGGAGCGACCGTCTCGTCACTGTCAAG CCAAACTGGCGTAGGCCAAAGGGTATTGACTCCAGGGTTAGGAGAAAGTTCAAGGGAGTAACACTGATGCCTAACATTGGTTATGGCTCAGACAAGAAGACCCGCCACTATCTTCCTAATGGCTTCAAGAAGTTTGTTGTACACAACACCAAGGATCTTGAACTCTTGATGATGCACAACAG AAAATACTGTGCAGAGATTGCACACAATGTTTCCACCAAGAAGAGGAAGGAGATAGTAGAGAGAGCTGCCCAGCTTGATGTCGTGGTTACCAACAAGCTTGCAAGGTTGCGTAGCCAGGAAGACGAATGA